The following are from one region of the Pseudohongiella spirulinae genome:
- a CDS encoding tetratricopeptide repeat protein produces MMRVRKWLQAAALSLLAGGMAPLLAAAEPSVVDQELASLSVQAEQGDAAAQFDLGNRYLKGNGVEQDNFEALRWFKLAADAGNVNAQYNIAVMYLNGIGVIQDGPEAVQWFLAAAENGDAQSQFTLGILLFNGQLGVPQNVPEAYKWFTLAGAAGHQSAAANAVLIQEMLPANEVMARQAEAQAWIEAFNARLAENTSSQP; encoded by the coding sequence ATGATGCGTGTACGGAAATGGCTGCAGGCCGCTGCATTGAGTCTGCTGGCCGGGGGCATGGCTCCCCTGCTGGCTGCGGCTGAGCCATCGGTTGTTGATCAGGAGCTGGCCAGCCTGAGTGTGCAGGCTGAGCAGGGTGATGCGGCGGCGCAGTTTGATCTGGGCAATCGTTATCTGAAGGGCAATGGCGTGGAGCAGGATAACTTTGAGGCCTTGCGCTGGTTCAAACTGGCCGCTGATGCCGGCAATGTTAACGCGCAGTACAATATTGCGGTGATGTACCTGAATGGTATCGGCGTGATTCAGGATGGGCCGGAAGCCGTGCAGTGGTTTCTGGCGGCGGCTGAAAATGGCGATGCACAGTCGCAGTTTACGCTGGGTATTCTGCTGTTTAACGGCCAGTTAGGTGTGCCGCAGAATGTACCGGAAGCCTACAAGTGGTTTACGCTGGCCGGCGCCGCGGGCCACCAGAGTGCTGCCGCCAACGCGGTGCTGATTCAGGAAATGCTGCCCGCCAATGAGGTAATGGCACGACAGGCCGAAGCCCAGGCCTGGATAGAGGCGTTTAATGCGCGACTGGCGGAAAATACGTCGTCGCAACCCTGA
- the sufD gene encoding Fe-S cluster assembly protein SufD codes for MQQSEFQQQALKLAGQQHAPDYLQALRHSGAAEFACAPWPGRKSEHWKYTPLMSLQAFAEAGLPKALDTVPTSADLQAMRSEQYINVIFVDGVFNADASDALPAGVSLFSQAGDEAQQILQQHLGKIASQVASERRNLFAALNNAQLTEGVLVTVAKNTTLDKPLNLIYLSSAVAGDLMANTRVLIVLEQGANAKVIEQYLSADDATDSFANSLTEIAVGENARLHHTRLHLEHEDSRHIGGVHVNLQRSAVFEGFTLAEGGRLKRIDYQINHGGEGGEAILNGVYLARHQQLVDYHTTIEHRVPHCTSNEVFRGIVGDKAKAVFNGRIHIHEDAQKTLAELNNRNLLTSNSAEVDTKPELEIYADDVRCAHGATISQLDDTALYYLQSRGVERQQATMMLSYGFINEVMMALPYADMLDTLQTRLRQRFIEESSID; via the coding sequence ATGCAGCAAAGTGAGTTTCAACAACAGGCCCTGAAGCTGGCTGGCCAGCAGCATGCGCCTGATTATCTGCAGGCCCTAAGGCACAGTGGTGCCGCCGAGTTTGCCTGCGCGCCCTGGCCGGGCCGCAAGAGCGAGCACTGGAAGTATACGCCGCTGATGTCGCTGCAGGCCTTTGCGGAGGCCGGATTGCCCAAGGCGCTTGATACTGTTCCGACCAGCGCGGACTTGCAGGCAATGCGCAGTGAGCAGTACATCAATGTGATTTTTGTTGATGGTGTATTCAATGCAGACGCGTCCGATGCTCTGCCAGCCGGTGTCAGTCTGTTCAGTCAGGCCGGTGACGAAGCACAGCAGATCCTGCAACAGCATCTTGGCAAAATTGCCAGTCAGGTGGCCAGTGAACGGCGCAATCTGTTTGCTGCGCTTAACAATGCCCAGTTGACTGAGGGTGTGCTGGTTACAGTGGCCAAAAACACCACATTGGATAAGCCGCTGAATCTGATCTACCTGTCGTCGGCTGTTGCCGGTGATTTGATGGCCAATACGCGTGTACTGATTGTTCTGGAACAGGGCGCCAATGCAAAGGTCATTGAACAGTATCTGTCGGCCGATGACGCGACTGACAGCTTTGCCAACAGCCTGACGGAAATCGCGGTTGGGGAAAATGCCCGTCTGCACCACACCCGCCTGCATCTGGAACATGAAGACAGTCGCCATATTGGCGGTGTGCATGTGAACCTGCAGCGTAGCGCTGTGTTTGAAGGCTTTACGCTGGCCGAAGGCGGCCGTCTCAAGCGCATAGACTATCAGATTAATCACGGCGGGGAGGGCGGCGAAGCCATACTTAATGGCGTCTACCTGGCACGTCATCAGCAGCTGGTGGATTACCATACCACCATCGAACATCGCGTGCCGCACTGTACCAGCAACGAAGTGTTCCGGGGCATTGTGGGCGACAAGGCCAAAGCTGTGTTTAACGGCCGTATCCATATCCATGAAGATGCCCAGAAAACCCTGGCGGAGCTTAACAACCGCAACCTGCTGACATCCAACAGTGCAGAGGTGGATACCAAGCCCGAGCTTGAAATTTACGCTGACGATGTGCGTTGTGCGCACGGCGCCACCATCAGTCAGCTGGATGATACAGCGCTGTATTACCTGCAGAGCCGGGGCGTTGAACGCCAACAGGCCACCATGATGCTCAGCTACGGTTTTATCAATGAGGTCATGATGGCCCTGCCGTATGCGGACATGCTGGATACACTGCAGACGCGTCTGCGACAGCGCTTTATCGAGGAGTCCTCAATTGACTGA
- a CDS encoding SufE family protein, which translates to MSKQFGIDITTEEIIDTLDFFDSWDERYKYIIDLGRELPPMDDADKLDEHLIRGCQSKVWLVSREEGGRLYFDVDSDAFIVKGLLAIVMAAYNGKTPAQIRDFDIEAYFQALDLLKHLSPTRGSGLQAMVARIQSLAA; encoded by the coding sequence ATGAGCAAGCAATTTGGTATCGATATCACCACTGAGGAGATCATCGATACTCTGGATTTTTTTGACAGCTGGGACGAGCGTTACAAGTACATTATTGATCTGGGCCGCGAGCTGCCGCCCATGGATGACGCCGACAAGCTGGACGAGCATTTGATTCGCGGCTGTCAAAGCAAGGTATGGCTGGTCAGCCGCGAAGAGGGCGGGCGGCTGTATTTTGATGTCGACAGCGATGCCTTTATCGTCAAAGGCCTGCTGGCCATTGTCATGGCCGCCTATAACGGGAAAACCCCGGCGCAGATTCGCGACTTTGACATCGAAGCCTACTTCCAGGCACTGGATCTTCTGAAACACCTGAGCCCGACCCGCGGCAGCGGTCTGCAGGCCATGGTGGCCCGCATCCAGTCCCTGGCTGCTTGA
- the putP gene encoding sodium/proline symporter PutP — MAVGVWISLFVYFALMIIIGLYAMRTSTSSSEAYMLGGRTLSPKVAALSAGASDMSGWLLLGLPGALYISGLASAWIGIGLFIGAFINWILVAPRLREQTVQHGNAITIPAFLANRFPAQALSLRTVSALVIVIFFVVYTASGLVAGGKLFESAFAGIFNVAGISDYAMGILITLGVVLAYTVVGGFLAVSMTDFVQGCIMMLALVIIPAVVLFGEGGGGYAQASATLNQVDPALLSWTAGLTFIGWLSALSWGLGYFGQPHIIVRFMAIRTLKDVPIARNICMSWMGISLIGSISLGIFGRAYAIRNNLDVADPETIFIILSELLFHPLITGFLYAALLAAIMSTISSQLLVSSSSLTEDFYRLFLRKQATDRECVMAGRGCVVAVGLMAALIASDPDSQVLGLVSHAWAGFGAAFGPLIILSLMWPRTTGVGAIAGLVVGAATVMIWISLGWNSEFMGGPGVYEIIPGYIASWIAIMVGSVSDFKSRRDSITG; from the coding sequence ATGGCCGTAGGTGTCTGGATAAGCCTGTTTGTCTACTTCGCGCTGATGATCATCATCGGCCTCTACGCCATGCGCACCTCAACCTCATCGTCCGAAGCCTACATGCTAGGCGGACGCACACTCAGCCCCAAAGTCGCCGCCCTGTCAGCCGGTGCATCCGATATGAGTGGCTGGCTGCTGCTGGGCCTACCCGGTGCTCTGTATATATCCGGTCTGGCGTCTGCCTGGATAGGCATTGGCCTGTTTATCGGCGCCTTCATCAACTGGATACTGGTTGCACCCAGACTGCGCGAGCAGACCGTCCAGCACGGCAATGCCATCACCATTCCAGCTTTTCTGGCGAATCGTTTCCCAGCTCAGGCATTATCACTGCGCACCGTCTCAGCCCTCGTCATCGTCATCTTCTTTGTGGTGTATACCGCGTCCGGTCTGGTAGCTGGCGGCAAGCTGTTTGAAAGCGCTTTTGCAGGCATCTTTAATGTGGCCGGTATCAGCGATTACGCCATGGGTATCCTCATCACCCTGGGTGTGGTGCTGGCGTACACGGTGGTGGGTGGTTTCCTGGCCGTGAGCATGACCGACTTTGTGCAGGGTTGCATCATGATGCTGGCCCTGGTGATTATTCCGGCGGTTGTGCTGTTTGGCGAAGGGGGAGGCGGCTATGCCCAGGCGTCTGCAACACTGAACCAAGTGGATCCCGCACTGCTGTCGTGGACAGCCGGCTTGACCTTCATCGGTTGGCTTTCGGCGCTTAGCTGGGGACTTGGGTATTTTGGTCAGCCCCACATCATCGTCCGTTTCATGGCCATTCGCACGCTGAAAGATGTGCCCATCGCCCGCAATATCTGCATGAGCTGGATGGGCATTTCGCTGATAGGTTCTATTTCCCTGGGCATTTTCGGTCGCGCCTATGCCATCAGAAACAACCTGGATGTGGCCGACCCGGAAACCATCTTCATCATTCTGTCGGAACTGCTGTTCCATCCGCTGATTACCGGCTTTTTGTATGCTGCGCTGCTGGCCGCCATCATGAGCACCATTTCCAGCCAGCTGCTGGTGTCATCATCGTCGCTGACCGAGGATTTCTATCGCCTGTTCCTGCGCAAGCAGGCCACCGACCGTGAATGCGTCATGGCAGGCCGGGGCTGCGTTGTCGCCGTGGGCCTGATGGCCGCCCTGATTGCCTCCGATCCTGATTCTCAGGTACTGGGGCTCGTCAGTCATGCCTGGGCCGGCTTTGGTGCGGCATTCGGCCCTCTGATTATCCTGTCGCTGATGTGGCCTCGCACAACCGGTGTCGGCGCCATAGCGGGTCTTGTGGTGGGGGCTGCAACTGTTATGATCTGGATTTCGCTCGGCTGGAACAGCGAGTTCATGGGAGGCCCGGGCGTTTATGAAATCATTCCGGGGTATATTGCCTCCTGGATCGCCATCATGGTTGGGAGCGTATCGGACTTTAAATCGCGACGCGATTCAATTACGGGGTGA
- a CDS encoding tetratricopeptide repeat protein, protein MIRSVTNYDVVDLLIMLRKIRISVGVLMTAGACLAALPASADYEAGVRALESGNYQAAMMEFTLEASKGNVQAQRRLGEMYRLGQGTTPDLVQAVKWLTLAYVSGERDLTDTLEMIRGSLSEAEVVRGEQMALEWLEEANRTVFADDDTSSLYESF, encoded by the coding sequence GTGATAAGATCGGTGACCAATTATGATGTTGTGGATCTGCTTATTATGCTTAGAAAAATCAGAATTTCAGTCGGCGTATTGATGACGGCGGGCGCTTGTCTGGCGGCTTTACCGGCCAGCGCCGACTATGAAGCAGGTGTTCGGGCGCTGGAGTCTGGCAATTATCAGGCGGCGATGATGGAGTTTACGCTGGAGGCCAGCAAGGGAAATGTGCAGGCTCAGCGCCGGCTGGGTGAGATGTATCGACTGGGTCAGGGTACCACGCCGGATCTGGTGCAGGCGGTTAAGTGGCTGACGCTGGCTTATGTCAGTGGCGAGCGCGATCTGACCGACACGCTGGAGATGATTCGTGGCAGCCTGTCGGAAGCTGAGGTTGTGCGGGGTGAGCAGATGGCGCTGGAGTGGCTTGAAGAGGCCAACCGGACGGTGTTTGCTGATGATGACACCAGCAGTCTTTACGAAAGCTTCTGA
- the sufT gene encoding putative Fe-S cluster assembly protein SufT — protein sequence MERKMVVAQQECPARRVPDGTPVTIPRDSFVSITQALGGNYTVVFQGQMLRVDGTDAANLGLKPETLSFPPPTDDQIHESQVWEALGTVFDPEIPVDLVNLGLIYKVDIDQASKTVNIDMTLTAPGCGMGPVLVGDVEYRVRKVPNVQKVNVELVFDPPWSRDMMSEEAQLETGMFF from the coding sequence ATGGAACGCAAGATGGTGGTGGCGCAGCAGGAGTGTCCTGCGCGCCGGGTACCCGATGGCACCCCCGTGACCATACCCAGGGACAGCTTTGTCAGTATTACACAAGCTCTGGGTGGCAACTATACCGTGGTTTTTCAGGGGCAGATGCTGCGGGTGGATGGCACTGACGCCGCCAACCTGGGCCTGAAACCCGAAACACTGAGTTTCCCGCCTCCCACGGATGATCAGATCCATGAATCCCAGGTCTGGGAAGCGCTGGGCACCGTCTTTGATCCGGAAATACCCGTGGACCTGGTCAATCTGGGACTGATCTACAAAGTGGATATTGATCAGGCCAGCAAGACGGTCAATATAGATATGACGCTCACCGCACCCGGCTGTGGCATGGGTCCGGTGTTGGTTGGCGATGTAGAATATCGCGTGCGCAAAGTCCCCAACGTTCAAAAAGTGAATGTAGAACTGGTTTTTGATCCGCCGTGGAGTCGCGATATGATGAGCGAAGAAGCGCAGCTGGAAACGGGGATGTTTTTCTGA
- a CDS encoding DUF1214 domain-containing protein, with amino-acid sequence MKITVILLAGLVFCAAVNAEPVFVGPHNFIRAETDRYMGELVEQGELGSLRHRREPTDLSAQTVIRMNLDTLYSSGVFDMEAGAVTITLPDAPDGRYISAQVISQDHFTIAVYHDGTNTFTIEDIGTRYAVVILRIFADSMDANDIAYANGLQDAVRVSQPAQGEFIVPDYESESFEATRMTLLRLGALARGNLGLFAGGPDEVDPVSHLIVTATGWGGLPRSEAAYFQSGPVPGNEDKPHQLLLSDVPANAFWSITVYNARGFMVPNGLVGVNALNNVNAKPNEDGSYRIQLGGCSDTSVNCIPTPEGWNYVLRAYQPSNVITSGQWVPPVATPIE; translated from the coding sequence ATGAAGATCACTGTCATTTTGCTGGCGGGACTTGTCTTTTGCGCTGCAGTAAATGCAGAGCCAGTATTCGTCGGACCGCATAACTTTATCCGTGCAGAAACCGATCGGTATATGGGTGAATTGGTTGAGCAGGGCGAACTGGGAAGCTTACGCCACCGGCGTGAGCCAACTGACCTGTCAGCCCAGACGGTTATCCGGATGAATCTCGATACACTTTATTCCAGCGGCGTATTCGACATGGAGGCCGGGGCGGTAACAATCACCTTGCCTGATGCGCCAGACGGTCGATACATCTCTGCACAAGTGATCTCTCAGGATCATTTCACAATCGCTGTATATCACGATGGAACCAACACATTTACTATTGAAGATATCGGCACGCGCTACGCCGTTGTCATCTTGCGCATATTTGCGGACTCAATGGACGCAAATGACATTGCATATGCAAATGGTCTGCAGGATGCGGTCAGGGTCAGCCAGCCTGCGCAGGGCGAATTCATCGTGCCGGACTATGAATCCGAAAGCTTTGAAGCGACACGAATGACGCTTCTCCGCCTTGGAGCCCTTGCTCGTGGAAACCTCGGTTTGTTCGCGGGTGGTCCGGATGAGGTCGATCCAGTGTCACATCTTATCGTTACGGCAACAGGCTGGGGAGGATTGCCCAGATCCGAAGCTGCCTATTTCCAGAGCGGGCCAGTGCCCGGCAATGAGGACAAGCCTCACCAATTGCTACTTTCAGATGTACCAGCCAACGCTTTCTGGTCGATAACTGTCTACAATGCGAGAGGATTCATGGTGCCAAACGGGCTCGTCGGTGTGAATGCACTAAACAATGTTAATGCGAAGCCGAATGAAGATGGCAGCTATCGCATCCAACTAGGCGGATGTAGCGATACCAGCGTGAATTGTATTCCAACGCCAGAGGGCTGGAATTACGTGCTGCGCGCCTATCAACCCAGCAACGTCATTACATCAGGTCAATGGGTACCACCAGTCGCCACGCCAATCGAGTAA
- a CDS encoding aminotransferase class V-fold PLP-dependent enzyme, translating to MTEAQRQARQAAFDAEAVRQDFPILQQQVNGQPLVYLDNAATTQKPRAVIDAISDYYLHDNSNVHRGAHTLSDRATAKFEQARQAVADFIGAASSRQIIWTRGTTEGINLVAASWGAANLQPGDRILVSAMEHHSNIVPWQMVAERTGARVEAIPVDESGTLRLDQFEQMLDAHVKMVSVNHVSNALGTINPIEQMIALAHQHGALVLIDGAQSIAHWPIDVKALDCDFFVFSGHKLFGPTGIGVLYGKEDLLNAMPPYQGGGEMIDSVSFDGTTYNQLPYKFEAGTPDIAGAIGLAAAVAYINGMDRAAAAAHEDALLAYALEKAQNVPGLRLIGAADRKVAVLSFVLEGVHPADLGMLLDQQGVAVRTGHHCAQPIMDQYGIPGTVRASFSFYNTFDDADRLFAALDKARQLLM from the coding sequence TTGACTGAGGCCCAGCGACAAGCCCGTCAGGCTGCCTTTGATGCAGAAGCGGTTCGGCAGGACTTTCCCATACTGCAGCAGCAGGTTAACGGGCAGCCGCTGGTGTATCTGGACAACGCCGCAACAACACAAAAGCCCCGTGCTGTTATTGATGCCATCAGCGATTACTATCTTCATGACAACAGTAACGTGCACCGCGGTGCTCATACCCTGAGCGATCGGGCGACGGCAAAATTTGAACAGGCCCGTCAGGCAGTCGCCGACTTTATCGGGGCAGCATCGTCCAGACAGATCATCTGGACCCGCGGCACGACCGAAGGCATCAATCTGGTAGCGGCCAGCTGGGGCGCGGCTAATCTGCAGCCCGGCGACCGCATCCTGGTGTCTGCCATGGAACACCACTCCAATATTGTGCCCTGGCAGATGGTTGCCGAGCGCACCGGCGCACGTGTTGAGGCCATCCCGGTGGATGAGTCCGGCACCCTGCGTCTGGATCAGTTTGAACAGATGCTGGATGCGCACGTCAAAATGGTCAGCGTCAACCATGTGTCCAACGCTCTGGGTACTATCAACCCGATTGAACAGATGATTGCCCTGGCTCATCAGCATGGGGCACTTGTGCTGATAGACGGTGCCCAGTCCATCGCCCACTGGCCGATTGATGTGAAGGCCCTGGATTGCGACTTTTTTGTTTTCTCCGGCCACAAGCTGTTTGGTCCTACCGGCATCGGTGTGCTGTATGGCAAAGAAGATCTGCTGAATGCCATGCCGCCGTATCAGGGCGGTGGCGAGATGATCGACAGCGTGAGTTTTGATGGTACAACCTACAATCAGTTACCCTACAAATTTGAGGCAGGCACACCCGATATAGCCGGTGCCATTGGGCTGGCCGCCGCTGTTGCCTATATCAACGGCATGGACCGCGCCGCAGCGGCAGCTCATGAAGATGCCCTGCTGGCCTATGCGCTGGAAAAGGCGCAGAATGTGCCGGGCCTGCGCCTGATCGGCGCGGCCGATCGCAAAGTGGCCGTGCTGAGCTTTGTACTGGAGGGCGTGCACCCGGCCGATCTGGGCATGCTGCTGGACCAGCAGGGGGTAGCCGTGCGCACCGGACATCACTGTGCACAGCCGATCATGGATCAATACGGGATTCCTGGCACGGTCAGAGCCAGTTTCAGTTTTTATAACACATTTGATGATGCAGACAGACTGTTTGCCGCGCTGGATAAAGCGCGCCAGCTGTTGATGTGA
- a CDS encoding LysE family translocator: MIPIETISVFFAASVALALAPGPDNIFVLTQSALSGRAAGLVVTLGLCTGLIVHTLAVAFGVAVIFQTSAMAFNALKLIGAAYLLYLAWQAFKARPSDMTLGANGKLTRRKLYLRGVVMNVTNPKVAIFFLAFLPQFADPTRGSVALQMVAFGAIFMLAAFVVFGAVSWASGFLSEWLRHSERAQVIMNRVAGTVFVGLVARLVVTQR; encoded by the coding sequence ATGATCCCCATCGAAACAATCAGCGTATTTTTCGCGGCTTCAGTCGCTCTTGCCCTTGCGCCGGGGCCAGATAACATTTTTGTTCTCACTCAATCTGCGCTTAGCGGTCGAGCCGCTGGATTGGTCGTTACGCTTGGGCTTTGTACCGGGCTGATCGTCCACACATTGGCCGTCGCGTTTGGTGTGGCCGTGATCTTTCAGACATCGGCGATGGCCTTTAATGCGCTGAAGCTGATCGGCGCGGCATACCTGCTCTATTTAGCGTGGCAGGCATTTAAGGCAAGACCTTCAGACATGACCTTGGGCGCCAACGGCAAACTGACTCGCCGCAAGTTGTACTTGCGTGGAGTGGTTATGAATGTCACGAATCCGAAGGTGGCGATTTTCTTCCTCGCTTTTCTTCCGCAGTTTGCCGACCCCACCAGGGGCTCGGTTGCGCTTCAAATGGTTGCGTTCGGCGCAATATTCATGCTGGCGGCGTTTGTTGTTTTTGGCGCAGTCTCATGGGCGTCGGGATTCCTTAGTGAATGGCTTAGACATTCTGAGCGTGCACAAGTCATTATGAATCGTGTAGCCGGGACTGTCTTTGTAGGGTTGGTGGCTCGGCTGGTAGTGACGCAGCGGTGA
- a CDS encoding HesB/IscA family protein, whose product MTVETFDPQRAASPVSVTPEAIEHFRRQLLKDQKAKAVRLSVKESGCTGFMYVVDLVTDAQSDDLHQPLAEGVELLIDKSSLGIVNGTRIELVTEGVNKQLRFQNPNAKDHCGCGESFSVA is encoded by the coding sequence ATGACAGTAGAGACATTTGACCCGCAGCGCGCGGCCTCGCCAGTTTCCGTGACCCCGGAAGCGATTGAACATTTTCGCCGGCAGCTGCTGAAAGACCAAAAGGCAAAGGCCGTTCGCCTGAGTGTCAAGGAAAGCGGCTGCACCGGTTTTATGTACGTGGTGGATCTGGTTACCGATGCTCAGTCAGACGACTTGCACCAGCCGCTGGCCGAGGGCGTGGAGCTGCTGATCGACAAGTCCAGTCTGGGCATTGTTAATGGCACACGCATTGAGCTGGTGACTGAGGGTGTTAACAAGCAACTGCGCTTCCAGAACCCCAACGCCAAAGATCATTGCGGCTGCGGCGAAAGCTTCTCCGTGGCCTGA
- a CDS encoding tetratricopeptide repeat protein, translating into MKSLITALLLMLSSTALAQVTLVDENTEMPDYSDYYAGVDARDAGDLETAVALFTQAADNGLAIAQYNLGVMYFTGEGVAQDYERAFHYTQMAAEQGHVNAMVNLGVLYYNQLGVKPDWMAVWPLSLINRNRHYREAAHWYGLAAEYDHGGAQYYLATLYDNGLGVEQDLSEAYMWTLLARDNDVPEASLLMASLRQRMSAEELAQAERAYAEWVLKYRS; encoded by the coding sequence ATGAAAAGTCTGATCACTGCTCTGCTGCTGATGCTGTCGTCCACAGCACTGGCCCAGGTCACCCTTGTTGATGAAAACACGGAGATGCCCGATTACAGTGATTATTACGCGGGAGTTGATGCGCGCGATGCAGGCGATCTGGAGACGGCCGTTGCTTTATTCACACAAGCCGCCGACAACGGATTGGCCATCGCCCAGTATAATCTGGGTGTGATGTATTTTACGGGGGAAGGTGTGGCGCAGGATTATGAGCGCGCCTTTCACTACACTCAGATGGCGGCTGAGCAGGGACACGTGAATGCCATGGTAAACCTGGGCGTGCTCTACTATAACCAGCTAGGAGTGAAGCCAGACTGGATGGCTGTCTGGCCGCTGTCGCTGATCAATCGCAATCGCCACTATCGTGAAGCCGCGCACTGGTACGGACTGGCCGCGGAATACGACCACGGTGGTGCGCAGTATTATCTGGCCACCCTGTATGACAACGGGCTGGGCGTCGAGCAGGATCTTTCTGAGGCTTACATGTGGACATTACTGGCGCGCGACAATGATGTACCGGAGGCCTCGCTGTTGATGGCATCGTTGCGTCAACGTATGTCGGCAGAGGAATTGGCGCAGGCCGAACGGGCCTATGCGGAGTGGGTGCTGAAGTACCGCTCCTGA